One region of Moraxella ovis genomic DNA includes:
- a CDS encoding DsbC family protein produces the protein MAKIKIITLATLAAVSVAVVHSFASTQTGTQDLDKKTIEQSIKAQYPNTTIDAINQTPMTGIYEVVMGKNIAYTNSEGRYFMFGHLFDMQTQTDITAENKKAYAKIAWQDLSLDNALVFKKGNGERKFAMITDVDCGYCRMLEKELDQIDNVTIYKFLTPLQGGYSQSVSIWCSADRNNAYTNRIINGVQVPEKTCQNPIDDNLAFFESKQLTGTPTLIKPDGEVFQGYAQKSEIEEWLQ, from the coding sequence ATGGCTAAAATCAAGATAATTACACTGGCAACACTGGCGGCGGTATCGGTAGCAGTGGTTCATAGTTTTGCGTCGACGCAAACTGGCACGCAAGACTTAGACAAAAAGACAATTGAGCAATCAATCAAAGCGCAATACCCAAACACAACGATTGATGCCATCAACCAAACGCCGATGACTGGCATTTATGAAGTTGTGATGGGAAAAAATATTGCTTATACCAACAGTGAAGGTCGCTATTTTATGTTCGGTCATCTGTTTGATATGCAAACACAAACAGATATTACCGCCGAAAACAAGAAAGCTTACGCCAAAATCGCATGGCAAGATCTATCTTTGGATAATGCGCTGGTCTTCAAAAAAGGCAATGGTGAACGCAAATTTGCCATGATTACAGATGTGGATTGTGGCTATTGCCGTATGTTGGAAAAAGAATTGGATCAAATCGACAATGTGACGATCTATAAATTCTTAACGCCATTACAAGGGGGTTATAGTCAGTCAGTTAGTATCTGGTGCTCAGCAGATCGCAATAATGCTTATACCAACAGAATCATCAATGGCGTACAAGTGCCAGAAAAAACTTGCCAGAATCCAATTGATGACAATTTGGCATTTTTTGAATCCAAGCAATTAACAGGAACGCCAACATTGATTAAGCCAGATGGCGAAGTGTTCCAAGGATACGCACAAAAATCAGAGATCGAGGAGTGGTTACAATGA
- a CDS encoding TrbI/VirB10 family protein has translation MSAVDKNDERRKKQMILAGAAGSLILIVGVGSVFMMDSGTEEEAVEVQTVELQPVGSIENEDAWRRSVAEEDGMRQMQMEELQQELDASRENNAAIIEQMNNLNAQIAELQSRPTQEVVREVRVTTPAPSVSYTPPANYPAPAVSTPVASNPVLPSPTGNLDVLNSSPAYGAPVAQTPKEPRKLEIITFESRGGSKNNSNEDNTLIPTTSFVAATLLNGADAPTGGQAQSNPLPIVLQVKNPANLPNGHKANIKNCRFLAAAWGDLSSERMFARIETLSCVINGKSYEMPAKGYIVGEDGKTGMRGRLVSKKGKLLGLSFLSGVVGATGSVASSIGSTTTAIGGLSTSTVSGSDAARAALGGGVSEGSNTLAEYYREQAERLFDVIEIDAGRAPEVLITSPIAFPAGVTLKK, from the coding sequence ATGAGCGCTGTAGATAAAAATGATGAGCGCCGAAAAAAGCAGATGATCTTAGCTGGCGCTGCTGGTTCTTTGATTTTAATTGTCGGTGTTGGCAGTGTGTTCATGATGGATAGCGGCACCGAAGAAGAAGCAGTGGAAGTACAAACCGTTGAATTGCAACCTGTCGGCAGCATCGAAAATGAAGATGCTTGGCGCCGTAGTGTTGCAGAAGAGGATGGGATGCGCCAAATGCAAATGGAAGAGCTGCAACAAGAGCTGGATGCCAGCCGTGAAAACAATGCTGCCATTATTGAGCAGATGAACAATTTGAATGCACAAATCGCAGAGCTGCAAAGTCGCCCAACTCAGGAAGTTGTGCGTGAAGTGCGTGTGACAACGCCAGCGCCATCTGTCAGCTACACACCACCAGCGAATTATCCAGCACCAGCAGTATCAACACCAGTTGCCTCAAACCCTGTATTGCCTTCACCAACGGGCAATCTAGATGTGTTGAACTCATCACCTGCATATGGTGCGCCAGTTGCTCAAACGCCAAAAGAGCCTCGTAAACTTGAGATTATTACTTTTGAATCTCGTGGCGGCAGCAAAAATAATAGCAATGAAGACAATACATTAATCCCAACTACTTCATTTGTGGCGGCGACACTGCTTAATGGTGCAGATGCGCCAACAGGTGGACAGGCACAAAGTAACCCTTTGCCAATTGTGCTTCAGGTTAAAAATCCAGCAAATTTGCCAAATGGCCATAAAGCTAATATCAAAAACTGTCGATTCTTGGCAGCTGCTTGGGGTGATTTGTCTTCTGAGCGTATGTTTGCCCGTATCGAAACGCTGTCTTGCGTCATCAATGGCAAATCGTATGAGATGCCAGCCAAAGGATATATTGTTGGCGAAGATGGCAAAACAGGCATGAGAGGCCGTTTGGTCAGCAAGAAAGGTAAATTGCTTGGCTTGTCGTTCTTATCAGGCGTTGTTGGTGCTACAGGTTCTGTGGCCTCATCTATTGGATCAACCACAACCGCAATTGGTGGTTTGAGTACCAGTACTGTTAGTGGTTCAGATGCCGCTAGAGCGGCGCTAGGCGGTGGTGTGAGCGAAGGTTCTAATACGCTGGCTGAATATTACAGGGAGCAAGCAGAGCGTCTATTTGATGTGATTGAAATTGATGCTGGCCGTGCGCCAGAAGTGCTAATTACAAGCCCAATCGCATTCCCTGCTGGCGTAACGCTGAAAAAATAG
- a CDS encoding TraK domain-containing protein produces the protein MLKKLKKLSLSLPLLALISIEAQAKSEVVNADRFTAEVAISRYEQNLIEIQGRRISSVIPSIAGALSYHQDQENGVLYFTLANEQHMGPISMFVNDDHGGRYRLILVPSHQTSQEIIIVPKDRAAESAKNSTVRTNESHIAMIKKMMTEMAKVSNGAQISDDIQMSRVDEVIPLWQEAKLTLVNRYDSEELVGEEYQITNVTKVLLQLREQEFYRNNVYAVSVSKLSLEPNDTAFVYVVRGKESQ, from the coding sequence ATGTTAAAAAAGTTGAAGAAGTTAAGCCTGAGTTTGCCTCTGCTGGCGCTAATTAGTATTGAGGCGCAGGCCAAAAGTGAAGTTGTGAATGCAGATAGATTTACCGCAGAAGTCGCAATTTCACGGTATGAACAAAACTTGATCGAGATCCAAGGCCGCCGCATCAGCTCAGTAATCCCGTCGATTGCTGGGGCTTTGTCATATCATCAGGATCAAGAAAACGGCGTACTGTATTTCACTTTGGCCAATGAACAACACATGGGGCCAATCTCAATGTTTGTCAATGATGATCATGGTGGGCGTTACAGATTAATCCTTGTGCCATCGCATCAAACATCACAAGAAATTATCATTGTACCTAAGGATCGAGCGGCTGAATCAGCTAAAAATTCAACCGTGCGAACCAATGAATCGCATATTGCCATGATTAAAAAAATGATGACGGAAATGGCGAAGGTCAGCAACGGCGCCCAAATATCAGATGATATTCAAATGAGCCGAGTGGATGAGGTGATCCCACTATGGCAAGAAGCAAAACTAACGCTAGTTAATAGATATGATAGCGAAGAATTGGTGGGCGAAGAATACCAAATTACCAATGTCACTAAAGTGCTTTTACAGCTGCGTGAGCAAGAGTTTTACCGCAATAATGTATATGCTGTAAGTGTATCCAAACTATCGCTTGAGCCTAATGATACTGCATTTGTTTATGTTGTAAGAGGTAAGGAGTCACAATGA
- a CDS encoding ParB/RepB/Spo0J family partition protein, translating into MNDKLASLNLGGLLNKPVIGQVSEIDISLIAEDSLNARREFHDDTLHELAQSIKEHGVISPISLRANPLKDGYYIINHGHRRFRAAQLAEKTTIPAFLDNEIDVFGRFIENIQREDLSPLDIANQLNTFVQDGMAGKDIAEKLGKSDSWVSRHLGLLSAPITIKKSLESGKIKSVEAAKTLASLSNDHPVEVEDFLASATTEITQKQVRELSKELKGEKEYPPVADVTLANDEEQLDDDFELMIEPMVENEQDSAAISPVPVVYASKEVLIIELIEAARLNQQQKERLLDELSDEQRFDKSFDSLRFYLEQLDLDI; encoded by the coding sequence ATGAATGACAAATTAGCAAGTTTGAATTTAGGTGGTTTATTAAATAAACCCGTGATTGGTCAAGTCAGTGAAATTGATATTTCATTGATTGCCGAAGACAGCTTGAATGCTCGCCGTGAATTTCATGATGACACTTTGCATGAGTTGGCGCAGAGCATCAAAGAGCACGGCGTTATCTCGCCAATTTCGCTCAGAGCCAATCCACTCAAGGATGGTTATTATATTATCAATCATGGCCACCGCCGCTTTAGAGCAGCGCAGTTGGCTGAAAAAACCACCATTCCTGCATTTTTGGATAATGAGATTGATGTTTTTGGTCGCTTTATTGAAAACATCCAAAGAGAAGATTTGTCGCCACTGGATATTGCCAACCAGCTCAATACTTTTGTGCAAGATGGCATGGCAGGTAAGGATATTGCCGAAAAACTGGGTAAAAGCGATAGCTGGGTATCAAGACACTTAGGCTTACTATCTGCACCAATCACCATCAAAAAATCGCTTGAAAGCGGTAAAATTAAGTCTGTTGAAGCTGCTAAAACTTTGGCAAGCCTAAGCAATGATCACCCTGTTGAAGTCGAAGACTTTTTAGCATCAGCAACTACGGAAATCACGCAAAAACAAGTTCGTGAGCTATCCAAAGAGCTTAAGGGCGAAAAAGAGTATCCGCCTGTGGCTGATGTGACTTTGGCAAATGACGAAGAGCAATTGGATGATGATTTTGAATTAATGATTGAACCTATGGTGGAAAATGAGCAAGATAGCGCTGCCATTTCGCCAGTACCAGTAGTTTATGCATCCAAAGAGGTGTTGATTATCGAGCTGATCGAGGCTGCTAGACTTAACCAGCAGCAAAAAGAGCGATTGCTGGATGAATTAAGCGACGAACAGCGCTTTGATAAATCGTTTGATTCACTCAGATTTTATCTTGAGCAGCTTGATTTGGATATTTAA
- a CDS encoding antirestriction protein, which translates to MNKLTVQEAKEFSIGVSTAQNPVLFPVADIAIANEQGRSEFLADHLGSRAAVAFKHCLYEIAGMLNEEYKGGYWEFAEMDDGKVFFCYPADDKLFTCANRLNYAEGVMDNKTFGFICSFIALGRAFYHINQSDAVLLSQKYHNARLWALEKLYNQVYDSQDADLIISYRKFSREFYKFTD; encoded by the coding sequence ATGAACAAATTAACCGTACAAGAAGCCAAAGAATTTTCTATTGGCGTATCCACCGCACAAAACCCTGTTTTGTTCCCTGTGGCTGATATTGCCATTGCCAATGAACAAGGCCGCTCAGAATTTTTAGCAGATCATTTGGGTTCTCGTGCCGCTGTAGCGTTTAAACACTGCTTGTATGAAATCGCTGGTATGCTTAACGAAGAATACAAGGGCGGCTATTGGGAATTTGCCGAAATGGATGATGGCAAGGTGTTTTTCTGCTATCCAGCGGACGACAAATTATTTACCTGTGCCAATCGCCTTAACTACGCCGAAGGCGTGATGGACAACAAAACCTTTGGTTTTATCTGCTCATTCATTGCCTTGGGTCGTGCCTTTTACCACATCAACCAATCAGATGCTGTATTGCTCAGTCAAAAATATCACAATGCCAGACTGTGGGCGCTAGAAAAACTGTATAATCAGGTGTATGACAGCCAAGATGCTGATTTAATCATCAGCTACCGTAAATTTAGCCGTGAATTTTACAAGTTCACCGATTGA
- a CDS encoding replication initiation protein, with product MPQKTTKVARNEIKTAQALVHVKHSITINQYKYWFLFLKAYKDALEKDVLEFDDEGFYFIHLSELEKMMGYEISKKFLKQDLESLRKEPIILNYLEKDGKPSSKGSGFLSEWKIKGSRVGFMLPSFVLNVLKGDKDAKEMFLLINWNIFNSFAGKYEAIIYKLCLDYMGLGQMLGYGKTPQMTIDSYREYIGLEKNEYPLFKELNRWTITKPIANINSNELSDIEVEVHYINQGRKVTGLFFTAKYKKGRRPTIRIEQIVGEQNINPPSSNTNADAPATTSDDSHSAAAEKHPAFDGLRIELSVRKIKSYLTKYNEDQIRSIVERANEYLDRSEAQGKSVENIAGVYYKALDEGWDSDRIEKRKAKAEADAKKAEEAAEAKKAALNKKLKEAEEAAKVKAEQDKAILIFESLSEDERQAIVNGILADIPRNQQLLYKSKNAKNDYYKFAPMIFKITDAMKEKYWDMV from the coding sequence ATGCCTCAAAAAACCACGAAAGTTGCCAGAAATGAGATTAAAACCGCTCAGGCATTGGTGCATGTCAAGCACTCAATCACCATCAATCAGTACAAATACTGGTTCTTATTTCTTAAGGCTTACAAGGACGCATTAGAAAAAGATGTGTTGGAGTTTGACGACGAAGGATTTTATTTTATCCATCTATCTGAACTTGAAAAAATGATGGGTTATGAAATCAGTAAAAAATTTTTAAAGCAGGATTTGGAATCACTGCGAAAAGAACCAATCATATTGAATTACCTTGAAAAGGATGGCAAACCCTCTTCCAAAGGCTCGGGTTTTTTATCAGAATGGAAAATCAAGGGTTCGCGAGTTGGATTTATGCTGCCATCTTTTGTGCTTAATGTACTCAAAGGTGATAAAGATGCCAAAGAAATGTTTTTGTTGATCAACTGGAATATCTTTAATTCATTCGCTGGCAAATACGAAGCCATCATATACAAATTGTGCTTAGATTACATGGGCTTGGGTCAGATGCTTGGCTATGGCAAAACCCCACAGATGACAATAGATAGCTACCGTGAATATATTGGATTGGAAAAAAATGAATATCCGCTTTTTAAAGAACTAAACCGATGGACAATCACCAAGCCAATTGCCAATATCAACAGTAATGAATTGTCTGATATTGAAGTGGAGGTGCATTATATCAATCAGGGCAGAAAAGTCACGGGGCTGTTTTTCACCGCCAAATATAAAAAAGGCCGTCGCCCTACAATCAGAATTGAACAGATTGTTGGTGAGCAAAATATCAATCCACCTAGTAGCAATACCAATGCTGATGCACCAGCAACCACCAGCGACGATAGCCATAGCGCAGCTGCTGAAAAACACCCAGCCTTTGACGGCTTGCGCATCGAGCTATCAGTCAGAAAAATCAAATCCTATTTGACCAAATACAACGAAGATCAAATTAGATCAATTGTTGAGCGAGCCAATGAATATCTAGATCGATCCGAAGCGCAAGGCAAAAGCGTTGAAAACATTGCTGGCGTCTATTACAAAGCCTTGGATGAAGGTTGGGATAGTGACCGCATCGAAAAGCGCAAAGCCAAAGCAGAAGCCGACGCCAAAAAAGCGGAGGAAGCAGCCGAAGCCAAAAAAGCAGCATTGAATAAAAAATTAAAAGAGGCAGAAGAAGCTGCTAAAGTCAAAGCAGAGCAAGACAAAGCCATTTTGATTTTTGAATCATTGAGCGAAGACGAACGCCAAGCTATCGTAAATGGCATCTTGGCAGACATCCCTCGCAACCAACAATTATTATACAAGTCAAAAAATGCTAAAAATGATTACTACAAATTTGCACCAATGATTTTTAAAATTACTGATGCTATGAAAGAAAAATATTGGGATATGGTTTAA
- a CDS encoding thioredoxin fold domain-containing protein has product MFKKLLCCSLLLCASVAYADRLWQSLNLKNSLVFKKGRGEQQAAMITDINCGYCRMLEKELDQIDNVTIYKFLTPLQGGYSQSVSIWCAANRNSAYVRSTQLQEAPKVASCSNPISSNLAWFYKKQLVGTPALIKPNGEIKYGHATKEEIKQWLKSR; this is encoded by the coding sequence ATGTTTAAAAAACTTTTGTGCTGTAGTTTGTTGTTGTGTGCATCGGTGGCATATGCAGATAGATTGTGGCAATCGCTCAATCTTAAAAATTCATTGGTATTTAAAAAGGGTCGTGGCGAACAACAGGCGGCTATGATCACAGATATTAACTGTGGCTATTGCCGTATGTTGGAAAAAGAATTGGATCAAATCGACAATGTGACGATCTATAAATTCTTAACGCCATTACAAGGGGGTTATAGTCAGTCAGTTAGTATCTGGTGCGCTGCTAATCGTAATTCGGCTTATGTGCGCAGTACCCAACTGCAAGAAGCGCCAAAGGTAGCAAGTTGCAGCAATCCAATTTCTAGCAATTTGGCATGGTTTTATAAAAAGCAGTTGGTAGGTACACCAGCGCTGATTAAGCCAAATGGTGAGATTAAATATGGCCATGCAACCAAAGAGGAAATTAAACAATGGCTAAAATCAAGATAA
- a CDS encoding lytic transglycosylase domain-containing protein, translating to MKIKYAFFALVLTLGMVIGSQAKAACWNEAGAKYGIDPLLLMAIGWKESRGNPNAVGPPLKDGNVALGLMQINTIHLPNLRRHGINRSDLFNPCISVHVGASVLRDCINKFGEIWRAVGCYYGGPHSKAYNAMAGYSKDVQGYYASYVKMFRPQAPQNAVSQPITGVSYAPQIIHPNKVDISNLELVLFSD from the coding sequence ATGAAAATTAAATATGCGTTTTTTGCACTGGTGCTGACGCTGGGCATGGTGATAGGAAGTCAAGCAAAAGCGGCGTGTTGGAATGAAGCTGGTGCCAAGTACGGCATTGACCCCTTGCTCTTGATGGCTATAGGCTGGAAGGAATCACGAGGCAATCCTAATGCGGTTGGACCGCCTCTCAAAGATGGTAATGTGGCATTGGGATTGATGCAAATTAATACAATTCATCTGCCGAATTTACGCCGCCACGGTATCAACAGAAGCGATCTTTTTAACCCTTGTATTAGCGTTCATGTTGGTGCATCTGTGTTACGGGATTGTATCAATAAATTTGGTGAGATATGGAGAGCGGTCGGGTGTTATTACGGTGGGCCGCATTCTAAAGCATATAACGCAATGGCTGGATACTCTAAAGATGTGCAAGGATATTATGCCAGCTATGTAAAAATGTTCCGTCCACAAGCGCCGCAAAATGCAGTAAGCCAACCAATAACAGGAGTCAGCTATGCGCCACAAATTATCCATCCAAACAAAGTTGATATTAGCAATCTTGAGCTTGTGTTGTTTAGCGATTAG
- a CDS encoding TrbC/VirB2 family protein has protein sequence MNTYLSETSLEQTKKQAVLLWERNKSAIITAAVILAVVCLSVDLAEAARTTDEFSGTATKFENWIKGNLGKTIAFVSLIIGAGIAAFKKDGMALVFALFISIGIGVIVGLINATFTAVI, from the coding sequence ATGAATACTTATCTATCTGAAACCAGCTTAGAGCAAACCAAAAAACAAGCCGTGCTACTGTGGGAGCGCAACAAAAGCGCAATCATCACAGCAGCAGTAATTTTGGCGGTTGTCTGCCTATCAGTTGATCTGGCTGAAGCTGCCCGTACAACGGACGAATTTTCTGGTACTGCTACTAAGTTTGAAAACTGGATCAAGGGCAATTTGGGTAAAACCATTGCATTTGTTTCATTGATCATTGGCGCTGGTATTGCTGCATTCAAAAAAGATGGTATGGCGTTGGTATTCGCTCTATTCATCTCAATTGGTATCGGCGTTATCGTTGGTCTAATCAACGCTACTTTCACCGCCGTGATCTAA
- a CDS encoding TraE/TraK family type IV conjugative transfer system protein, with protein sequence MNLDAGKKTIAEVKGANRFFKTLLVIFGISNCVLVAMLLWVLMRDNVIITPPVITNKYEIGNSQIGDKYLVDMAEYVITTLRTVNKDNVDYNNGIILKMVDAESLPQLRKNLDAQASRIKREDIMTVWSGSIAEPQIVNKNTVVLSGKLKTYYSDKLVSDDIKDYRIEFGTTGVGRIYVKKVEEVKPEFASAGAN encoded by the coding sequence ATGAATTTGGATGCTGGAAAAAAGACAATTGCTGAAGTTAAAGGCGCCAACAGATTCTTCAAAACGCTGTTGGTGATTTTTGGTATCAGTAATTGTGTGTTGGTAGCCATGCTGCTGTGGGTATTGATGCGTGATAATGTCATCATTACACCGCCAGTCATCACCAATAAATATGAAATTGGTAACTCGCAAATTGGTGATAAATATCTGGTAGATATGGCTGAATATGTGATTACAACGCTCCGAACCGTCAATAAAGACAATGTAGATTACAACAACGGTATCATCCTTAAGATGGTGGACGCTGAGAGTTTGCCGCAATTGCGCAAAAATCTTGATGCGCAAGCAAGCAGAATCAAGCGTGAGGATATTATGACGGTATGGTCTGGCTCTATTGCTGAGCCGCAGATCGTCAATAAAAACACTGTAGTTTTAAGCGGTAAACTCAAAACCTATTATTCAGATAAATTGGTTTCTGATGACATTAAAGATTATCGCATTGAATTTGGAACAACTGGAGTAGGAAGAATCTATGTTAAAAAAGTTGAAGAAGTTAAGCCTGAGTTTGCCTCTGCTGGCGCTAATTAG
- a CDS encoding ParA family protein produces the protein MKTLVVANQKGGVGKTTIAVHIALLAVQMGKKTLYIDLDVQANSSEFLKNGHTELLLNASDLFKSDQNFEFASAQFVVFSADNELANSDFNLEYWAANIKKIESEFDFCVIDTPPTLGLSQVAPIVIANYVLSPIELSPFSVQGAANLLTTLTNLQAKFNPNLKFLGLIPSRVNANNNRQLEILAQMKQQYGQLMYPEDMFIPERQAFVDSVYLQIPVWQIKEHAAKKVTTKVRPIFTDIINRAMH, from the coding sequence ATGAAAACATTAGTAGTAGCCAATCAAAAAGGCGGTGTTGGCAAAACCACAATAGCGGTACATATTGCGTTATTAGCTGTACAAATGGGCAAAAAAACACTATATATTGATTTGGATGTACAAGCCAATTCATCTGAATTTTTGAAAAATGGCCATACAGAGTTATTGCTGAATGCATCAGATTTATTCAAATCTGATCAGAATTTTGAATTTGCGTCGGCGCAATTTGTGGTGTTTAGTGCAGATAATGAGCTGGCCAATTCGGATTTCAATTTAGAATATTGGGCGGCAAACATCAAAAAAATTGAATCAGAATTTGATTTTTGCGTGATTGATACGCCGCCAACCTTGGGATTGTCGCAAGTGGCGCCAATTGTGATTGCCAATTATGTGCTATCACCGATTGAATTAAGTCCATTTTCTGTTCAAGGCGCTGCCAATTTATTGACGACATTAACCAACTTGCAAGCCAAGTTTAATCCCAATCTGAAATTTTTGGGCTTGATTCCATCACGGGTTAATGCTAATAATAACCGCCAGTTAGAGATTTTGGCGCAGATGAAGCAGCAATATGGCCAATTGATGTATCCTGAAGATATGTTCATTCCAGAGCGTCAAGCGTTTGTTGATTCTGTGTATTTGCAGATACCTGTTTGGCAAATCAAAGAACATGCAGCCAAAAAAGTAACCACAAAAGTACGCCCAATATTCACAGATATTATCAATCGGGCAATGCATTAG
- a CDS encoding H-NS family nucleoid-associated regulatory protein, with product MAKKKAEALKLDDLSLSDLDTVEQELNRVRQLKIRTDLIRMRDEFLSYCKANGIDPIKAMHLVGFSAQGYLRKTKPKYQDPVTGAYWAGRGKTPKWFKERIAAGYSEKELENNQD from the coding sequence ATGGCAAAAAAGAAAGCGGAAGCGCTCAAATTGGATGATCTATCGCTGTCAGATCTTGATACTGTCGAACAAGAATTAAATCGTGTGCGCCAGCTGAAGATCCGAACAGATTTAATTAGGATGCGTGATGAATTTTTGTCTTACTGCAAAGCAAACGGCATTGATCCAATCAAGGCAATGCATTTAGTTGGATTTTCTGCACAAGGCTACCTGCGTAAAACAAAACCAAAATATCAAGACCCTGTGACTGGCGCATATTGGGCTGGTCGTGGTAAAACGCCAAAATGGTTCAAAGAAAGAATTGCAGCTGGTTACAGCGAAAAAGAACTTGAAAATAACCAAGATTAG
- the traL gene encoding type IV conjugative transfer system protein TraL, with product MQNDSHTIPTRLDDKPKFLFFDYDVAIVALIPCAIGISMNQFFGLVGLFVGCILAVGYKSFKAGKHAGVLTHLIFWKTGTPAPSAMPKSHQRNFLG from the coding sequence ATGCAGAATGATAGTCACACTATACCAACGAGGCTTGATGACAAGCCGAAGTTTTTATTTTTTGATTATGATGTTGCTATTGTTGCACTCATTCCTTGTGCAATCGGCATTTCGATGAATCAATTTTTTGGATTGGTTGGGTTGTTTGTTGGTTGCATTTTGGCAGTTGGGTATAAAAGCTTCAAGGCTGGCAAACATGCAGGGGTATTAACCCACTTAATTTTTTGGAAGACGGGTACGCCTGCGCCTTCGGCCATGCCCAAGTCACATCAGCGAAATTTTTTGGGTTGA
- the traV gene encoding type IV conjugative transfer system lipoprotein TraV, whose translation MKKIVAMVVASLSLGGCASLTGLDAKSDFACAAPEGFSCTSMTGVYANINNPDLPKGKKATFLGASNQRYAPRHKPSMDQHGRTPLTQYQDTGIPIRTQPQIMRIWVAPWESTDKTFYDQNYVYSVVDYGDWVLTHNKSNIISEFSPIGVKKGDTTSVDAEKQYNNPPAPVPAPTEEPFVVDIEGNQ comes from the coding sequence ATGAAAAAGATAGTAGCAATGGTTGTGGCGTCGCTAAGCTTGGGCGGCTGTGCATCGCTAACAGGATTGGATGCGAAAAGTGATTTTGCTTGTGCAGCACCCGAGGGTTTTAGCTGTACTTCTATGACGGGTGTGTACGCCAACATTAATAATCCAGACTTGCCCAAAGGCAAAAAAGCAACCTTTTTGGGTGCTAGTAACCAGCGGTATGCACCAAGACACAAGCCCAGTATGGATCAACACGGACGCACGCCATTAACGCAATATCAGGATACAGGTATTCCAATCAGAACCCAGCCTCAAATCATGCGTATTTGGGTGGCGCCGTGGGAATCGACGGATAAAACATTTTATGATCAAAACTATGTGTATAGTGTCGTAGATTATGGCGATTGGGTGCTAACTCATAATAAGAGTAATATCATTTCTGAGTTTTCGCCAATTGGTGTGAAAAAAGGCGATACAACATCTGTTGATGCAGAAAAGCAGTACAACAATCCGCCAGCGCCAGTACCAGCACCAACCGAAGAACCCTTTGTGGTTGATATTGAGGGCAACCAATGA